The proteins below are encoded in one region of Streptomyces sp. NBC_00490:
- a CDS encoding alpha/beta fold hydrolase: MKQAEFDGKGSRIRWTEVPGEEPTRVYVHGLGSVSSVYHAHIAARPELAGSRSLFVDLPGHGISDRPEHFGYTLDDHAGALAAALDAAGVTRAELIAHSMGGAVALVLAHRRPELVSRLVLTEANLDAFPPPAAGSSGIASHEEEAFVAGGYARVLEQVGPLWAATMRLADPRALHRTAVGLRRGSDPVMRDILEALTVERVYLQGELSGELEGRGDLEAAGVRVVTVPGAGHNVMFDNPDAFAAVVAGRG; encoded by the coding sequence ATGAAGCAGGCCGAGTTCGACGGCAAGGGAAGCCGCATCCGCTGGACGGAGGTGCCCGGGGAGGAACCCACGCGCGTGTACGTGCACGGACTGGGGTCGGTCTCGTCCGTGTACCACGCCCATATCGCGGCCCGGCCCGAACTCGCGGGCAGCCGGAGCCTGTTCGTGGACCTGCCCGGACACGGCATCAGCGACCGGCCCGAGCACTTCGGTTACACCCTCGACGACCATGCCGGGGCGCTGGCGGCGGCCCTGGACGCGGCGGGTGTCACGCGGGCCGAGCTCATCGCGCACAGCATGGGCGGCGCCGTCGCCCTGGTGCTCGCCCACCGGCGCCCCGAACTGGTCTCCCGGCTGGTGCTCACGGAGGCCAACCTGGACGCGTTCCCGCCGCCCGCCGCGGGCAGCAGCGGCATCGCCTCCCACGAGGAGGAGGCCTTCGTCGCTGGTGGCTACGCGCGCGTGCTGGAACAGGTCGGGCCCCTGTGGGCGGCGACCATGCGACTGGCCGACCCGCGCGCGCTGCACCGGACGGCCGTCGGGCTGAGGCGCGGCTCCGACCCCGTCATGCGCGACATCCTCGAAGCTCTCACCGTGGAGCGCGTGTATCTGCAGGGTGAGTTGAGCGGTGAACTCGAGGGCAGGGGTGATCTGGAGGCCGCGGGGGTGCGCGTGGTGACCGTGCCCGGCGCGGGCCACAACGTCATGTTCGACAACCCCGACGCCTTCGCGGCGGTGGTCGCCGGGCGGGGCTGA
- a CDS encoding PadR family transcriptional regulator — protein MLELAILGFLYDAPLHGYELRKRIAALTGHVKPIAESTLYPAIKRLEKAGLLERATEPGSVAAPRHVLTLTEDGHRDLRRRLAEPVQRDITDENRWFTLLAFLRHLDDAAAQAAVLRRRLSFLEEPASFFYEGDRPLRAEELDDPFRRGILTIARATSQAELTWLRATLASLNG, from the coding sequence ATGCTGGAGCTCGCCATCCTCGGATTCCTGTACGACGCCCCTCTGCACGGCTACGAGCTGCGCAAACGCATCGCGGCGCTGACCGGGCACGTGAAGCCCATCGCGGAGAGCACGCTCTATCCGGCGATCAAGCGTCTGGAGAAGGCCGGGCTGCTGGAGCGCGCGACGGAGCCCGGTTCCGTCGCCGCGCCACGTCACGTCCTGACGCTCACCGAGGACGGCCACCGCGATCTGCGCCGCCGACTCGCCGAGCCCGTACAACGCGACATCACCGACGAGAACCGCTGGTTCACCCTGCTCGCGTTCCTCCGGCACCTGGACGACGCCGCGGCGCAGGCGGCCGTACTGCGGCGCAGGCTGTCGTTCCTGGAGGAACCCGCGAGCTTCTTCTACGAGGGTGACCGGCCGTTGCGCGCCGAGGAGCTGGACGATCCCTTCCGGCGCGGCATCCTGACGATCGCGCGCGCCACGTCCCAGGCGGAACTCACCTGGCTGCGGGCCACCCTCGCCTCACTTAACGGCTGA
- a CDS encoding NAD(P)/FAD-dependent oxidoreductase yields the protein MGGSIAGLLAAHVLAGHCDRVTVVERDRFPEATGPRPGVPQGRHPHVLLEGGQTALESLLPGFLTELEEAGAPRVGMPSDMVLWQNGRWLRRWPASTHIYTGSRAQLEELIRRRVLANPVIGVVEGAEAVGLLGDASRVRGVLLRERSGEVGAESRALEADLVVDASGSGTKAPQWLAAIGAESAHEETIDTGLAYASRVYRGRKGALDGETLGHYVYPGPDQVNGGGALPLEDGSHLVIVSGLRGDEPPTGDDEFEAYAKRLAHPLLDRWLEEAEPLTPAFGYRRTANIRRRYDLPGRRPAGFLATGDALCTFNPIYGQGMAIAAMSAVALRDTLDDRRRTPTTRRAQRALLAASRQAWDISAGADRGMPGAVGTAVAAGPADRVAGWYLRRVTERSPGDPVVGRAFRAVLVLAEPVTALFAPSVARAVLFSRPGPTPAEPPASPEPRER from the coding sequence GTGGGCGGCAGCATCGCGGGACTCCTCGCGGCGCACGTCCTGGCCGGGCACTGCGACCGGGTGACCGTCGTCGAGCGCGACCGGTTCCCGGAGGCCACCGGGCCACGGCCGGGCGTACCCCAGGGCCGGCATCCGCACGTCCTGCTGGAAGGCGGACAGACGGCCCTGGAGTCACTGCTGCCGGGCTTCCTGACGGAACTGGAGGAGGCGGGGGCGCCGCGGGTGGGGATGCCGTCGGACATGGTGCTGTGGCAGAACGGCCGCTGGCTCCGCCGGTGGCCCGCTTCGACGCACATATACACCGGCTCCCGCGCCCAGCTGGAGGAGCTGATACGGCGGCGGGTTCTCGCCAATCCGGTGATCGGCGTGGTGGAGGGGGCCGAGGCCGTCGGGCTTCTCGGTGATGCCTCGCGGGTACGGGGCGTACTCCTGCGGGAACGTTCCGGCGAGGTCGGTGCGGAATCCCGGGCCCTGGAGGCCGACCTGGTGGTCGACGCCTCCGGCAGCGGCACCAAGGCGCCGCAGTGGCTCGCGGCGATCGGTGCCGAGAGCGCGCACGAGGAGACCATCGACACCGGGCTCGCCTACGCCTCGCGCGTCTACCGCGGGCGCAAGGGCGCCCTCGACGGCGAGACCCTCGGCCACTACGTCTATCCCGGGCCCGACCAGGTCAACGGCGGTGGCGCGCTGCCCCTGGAGGACGGCAGCCATCTGGTCATCGTCTCGGGGCTGCGCGGCGACGAACCGCCCACGGGCGACGACGAGTTCGAGGCGTACGCCAAGCGACTGGCGCATCCGCTCCTGGACCGCTGGCTGGAGGAGGCCGAACCGCTCACGCCGGCGTTCGGCTACCGGCGGACCGCGAACATCCGGCGCCGTTACGACCTGCCTGGCCGCCGCCCGGCCGGATTCCTCGCCACCGGCGACGCCCTGTGCACCTTCAACCCGATCTACGGGCAGGGCATGGCCATCGCCGCGATGAGCGCGGTCGCCCTGCGCGACACGCTCGACGACCGTCGCCGCACCCCCACCACGCGCCGTGCGCAGCGGGCGCTGCTCGCGGCATCCCGGCAGGCGTGGGACATCTCGGCCGGAGCGGACCGCGGGATGCCGGGCGCGGTCGGCACCGCGGTCGCCGCCGGCCCCGCGGACCGTGTCGCGGGCTGGTACCTGCGCCGGGTCACGGAACGGTCGCCCGGCGACCCCGTCGTGGGGCGTGCCTTCCGCGCCGTGCTGGTCCTCGCCGAGCCGGTCACCGCCCTGTTCGCCCCCTCCGTCGCGCGGGCCGTTCTCTTCAGCCGGCCCGGGCCGACGCCCGCCGAGCCGCCGGCGAGCCCGGAGCCACGCGAGCGCTGA
- a CDS encoding class I SAM-dependent methyltransferase, which produces MSDDHTHVQEFFGARAADWDARFPDDGPAYAAAVVGLGLREGDRVLDAGCGTGRALPPLRAAVGPSGVVLGADLTPAMLQAAVRAGRDRDGQLLLADVAALPLRAESLDAVFGAGLISHLPDPAENLRELARVVRPGGTLALFHPIGRAALAARQGRQITPDDLRAEPNLRPLLAGSGWRMTSYADEDTRFLALAVRDA; this is translated from the coding sequence ATGAGCGACGACCACACACATGTCCAGGAGTTCTTCGGTGCCCGAGCCGCCGACTGGGACGCCCGCTTCCCCGACGACGGTCCCGCCTACGCCGCCGCGGTCGTCGGCCTCGGGCTGCGTGAGGGGGATCGCGTGCTCGACGCCGGCTGCGGCACCGGGCGCGCCCTGCCGCCCCTGCGTGCGGCCGTGGGGCCCTCGGGAGTGGTCCTCGGGGCCGATCTGACACCGGCCATGCTCCAGGCCGCCGTACGGGCCGGACGGGACCGGGACGGGCAGTTGCTGCTGGCCGACGTGGCCGCGCTGCCGCTGCGCGCGGAGTCGCTCGACGCGGTGTTCGGGGCGGGGCTCATCTCCCATCTGCCCGATCCGGCCGAGAACCTGCGGGAGTTGGCCCGTGTGGTGCGTCCGGGCGGCACCCTGGCGCTCTTCCACCCGATCGGCAGGGCGGCGCTCGCGGCACGACAGGGCCGGCAGATCACGCCGGACGACCTGCGTGCGGAGCCCAACCTCCGGCCTCTGCTGGCCGGTTCCGGGTGGCGCATGACGTCGTACGCCGACGAGGACACCCGGTTCCTGGCCCTGGCCGTGCGGGACGCCTGA
- the pgm gene encoding phosphoglucomutase (alpha-D-glucose-1,6-bisphosphate-dependent), with translation MQDARAGQVAGPEDLIDVARLVTAYYALHPDPAEPGQRVAFGTSGHRGSSLAAAFNEDHIAATSQAICEYRAAQRTDGPLFLGADTHALSEPARITALEVFAANDVSVLIDQADGYTPTPAVSHAILAHNRNRTSGFADGVVVTPSHNPPADGGFKYNPPNGGPAGSEATSWIQDRANEIITGGLKDVRRIPYARALAAPGTARYDFLGTYVADLPNVLDLDAIRAAGVRIGADPLGGASVAYWGRIAEQHRLDLTVVNPLTDPTWRFMTLDWDGKIRMDCSSPYAMASLIEQRDRFDIATGNDADADRHGIVTPDGGLMNPNNYLAVAISYLFSHREQWPASAGIGKTLVSSSMIDRVAADVGRPLVEVPVGFKWFVDGLSDGSLGFGGEESAGASFLRRDGSVWTTDKDGIILALLASEITAVTGRTPSQHYAGLTDRFGAPAYARVDAPASREEKALLAKLSPRQVTADTLAGEPVTTVLTEAPGNGAALGGIKVATANAWFAARPSGTEDVYKIYGESFLGADHLRQVQEEARSVVLAALGA, from the coding sequence ATGCAGGACGCGCGAGCGGGACAGGTCGCCGGGCCCGAGGACCTCATCGATGTGGCCCGCCTGGTCACGGCGTACTACGCGCTGCACCCCGACCCGGCCGAGCCCGGGCAGCGGGTGGCGTTCGGTACCTCCGGACATCGCGGCTCGTCGCTCGCGGCGGCCTTCAACGAGGACCACATCGCCGCCACCAGCCAGGCCATCTGCGAGTACCGCGCCGCCCAGCGCACCGACGGCCCGCTCTTCCTCGGCGCCGACACCCACGCCCTTTCCGAGCCCGCGCGGATCACGGCGCTGGAGGTGTTCGCCGCCAACGACGTGAGCGTCCTCATCGACCAGGCAGACGGCTACACACCCACTCCGGCGGTCTCGCACGCCATCCTCGCCCACAACCGGAACCGCACCTCCGGCTTCGCGGACGGCGTGGTGGTCACCCCTTCGCACAACCCGCCCGCCGACGGCGGCTTCAAGTACAACCCGCCGAACGGCGGCCCCGCCGGGTCCGAGGCGACCTCCTGGATCCAGGACCGCGCCAACGAGATCATCACCGGCGGTCTGAAGGACGTACGGCGCATCCCCTACGCCCGTGCCCTGGCCGCACCCGGAACGGCCCGCTACGACTTCCTCGGCACCTATGTGGCCGACCTGCCGAACGTCCTGGACCTGGACGCGATCCGGGCCGCCGGCGTGCGGATCGGCGCCGACCCGCTGGGCGGTGCCTCGGTCGCCTACTGGGGCCGGATCGCCGAACAGCACCGGCTCGACCTGACGGTCGTCAACCCGCTCACCGACCCCACCTGGCGCTTCATGACGCTGGACTGGGACGGCAAGATCCGCATGGACTGCTCCTCGCCGTACGCCATGGCCTCGCTCATCGAGCAGCGCGACCGGTTCGACATCGCCACCGGCAACGACGCCGACGCCGACCGCCACGGCATCGTCACACCCGACGGGGGCCTCATGAACCCCAACAACTATCTGGCGGTGGCGATCTCGTATCTGTTCTCGCACCGGGAACAGTGGCCCGCGAGCGCCGGGATCGGCAAGACCCTGGTGTCCTCCAGCATGATCGACCGGGTCGCGGCGGACGTCGGCCGGCCGCTGGTCGAGGTCCCGGTCGGCTTCAAGTGGTTCGTGGACGGCCTGTCGGACGGCTCGCTGGGCTTCGGCGGCGAGGAGTCGGCGGGCGCGTCCTTCCTGCGCCGGGACGGCTCGGTGTGGACCACCGACAAGGACGGCATCATCCTGGCGCTGCTCGCCTCCGAGATCACGGCGGTCACGGGCAGGACCCCGTCGCAGCACTACGCCGGTCTCACGGACCGCTTCGGTGCCCCCGCCTACGCGCGCGTGGACGCCCCGGCCTCCCGCGAGGAGAAGGCGCTGCTCGCCAAGCTGTCCCCGCGCCAGGTCACCGCCGACACCCTCGCCGGCGAGCCGGTCACCACGGTGCTCACCGAGGCTCCCGGCAACGGCGCCGCCCTCGGCGGCATCAAGGTCGCCACCGCCAACGCCTGGTTCGCGGCCCGCCCTTCGGGCACGGAGGACGTCTACAAGATCTACGGGGAGTCCTTCCTCGGCGCGGACCATCTGCGGCAGGTCCAGGAGGAGGCCAGGTCCGTGGTGCTCGCGGCGCTGGGTGCGTGA
- a CDS encoding class I SAM-dependent methyltransferase, with product MRVGERGDTDVTHEDQRPPAAVLFDALGADYEKAFAHAPAHLSALEWLIERLPPAARTLDVGSGTGRPTAAALVGAGHSVLGVDVSPVMVELATRQVPGAEFRSADIRDVPLDADSLDGVCVFFSLLQMTRAQQSALMRRLALALRPGGHLVLATVPADVEDVEVVFMGQPVRATSFAEDDVIGLVEAAGLTVLSRHSLTFTPDHPAAEPEPHLFLYCRREETGL from the coding sequence ATGCGGGTCGGCGAACGAGGGGACACCGACGTGACGCACGAGGACCAACGGCCGCCCGCCGCCGTGCTGTTCGACGCGCTGGGCGCCGACTACGAGAAGGCGTTCGCCCATGCCCCCGCGCACCTGTCCGCGCTGGAGTGGCTGATCGAGCGGCTGCCGCCCGCCGCGCGGACGCTGGACGTGGGCAGCGGCACCGGGCGGCCCACCGCGGCGGCGCTCGTCGGGGCGGGGCACTCGGTGCTGGGCGTCGACGTCTCCCCCGTCATGGTGGAACTCGCCACCCGTCAGGTGCCCGGGGCCGAGTTCCGCAGCGCCGACATCCGGGACGTCCCGCTGGACGCGGACTCGTTGGACGGGGTGTGCGTGTTCTTCTCGCTGCTCCAGATGACCCGCGCCCAGCAGTCGGCACTGATGCGGCGCCTGGCCCTGGCACTGAGGCCCGGTGGGCATCTGGTGCTGGCCACCGTGCCCGCCGACGTGGAGGACGTCGAGGTGGTCTTCATGGGCCAGCCGGTCCGCGCGACGAGCTTCGCCGAGGACGACGTGATCGGCCTGGTGGAGGCGGCCGGGCTGACGGTGCTGTCCCGGCACAGCCTCACCTTCACCCCGGACCACCCCGCCGCGGAGCCCGAGCCCCATCTCTTCCTTTACTGCCGCCGCGAGGAGACCGGGCTCTGA
- a CDS encoding tannase/feruloyl esterase family alpha/beta hydrolase: protein MHLSRGVPLLAAALVATALTWPTPAAGTTDGHCARQDRVHVPGAAFQRSACLPDLTTTGLAGTPYTDMADQAGLTARATRTPSGVPGVQIDGYFPDSSRFNATHGWQHDAQFVIRLPDRWNGGLVVTGAPGTRRQYATDTAISDRVLAQGYAYAATDKGNNGADFYRDGTRPGDAVAEWNARTTQLTRAAERAVARRYGHAPRRTYMTGISNGGYLTRWQLENHPELYDGGVDWEGALWTADGPNLLTSLPAAVARMTGSARDEDLYAVGFARGSEFLWPYHEKVYWGVTQKIYRAEFDPAYDPACPGPTAGTTTEQVLAPCAGDAVYDYAARPASVHRAVARVALTGRIGRPLITLHGDLDALLPEAADSAVYARMIDASGRGRLHRSYTVEGGTHVDGLYDTYPDRLRPILPCYRSAFDALVSWVERGTPPPADHAVSRPASGDVVDSCTLADRAEAAR, encoded by the coding sequence ATGCACCTGTCCCGAGGCGTCCCGCTCCTCGCCGCCGCACTGGTGGCGACCGCCCTCACCTGGCCGACTCCCGCCGCAGGCACGACAGATGGTCACTGCGCACGACAGGACCGCGTCCACGTGCCGGGCGCGGCCTTCCAACGGAGCGCGTGCCTCCCGGACCTGACGACCACCGGGCTGGCCGGCACCCCGTACACCGACATGGCCGACCAGGCGGGACTCACGGCCAGGGCGACCCGCACGCCGTCCGGAGTTCCGGGTGTGCAGATCGACGGCTACTTCCCGGACTCGTCCCGGTTCAACGCCACCCACGGATGGCAGCACGACGCCCAGTTCGTGATCAGGCTGCCGGACCGCTGGAACGGCGGGCTCGTCGTCACCGGCGCGCCGGGTACGCGCAGGCAGTACGCCACGGACACGGCGATCTCCGACCGAGTGCTCGCGCAGGGCTACGCCTACGCCGCGACCGACAAGGGCAACAACGGCGCCGACTTCTACCGCGACGGCACCCGCCCCGGTGACGCGGTCGCCGAGTGGAACGCGCGCACCACCCAGCTCACGCGCGCGGCCGAGCGTGCGGTGGCCCGGCGTTACGGACACGCGCCGAGGCGCACGTACATGACGGGCATCTCCAACGGTGGCTATCTGACGCGCTGGCAGCTGGAGAACCATCCGGAGCTGTACGACGGCGGCGTGGACTGGGAGGGGGCGCTGTGGACCGCGGACGGGCCGAATCTGCTCACCTCGCTGCCCGCGGCCGTGGCCCGAATGACCGGTTCGGCGCGGGACGAGGACCTGTACGCGGTGGGCTTCGCGCGCGGCTCGGAGTTCCTGTGGCCGTACCACGAGAAGGTCTATTGGGGAGTCACGCAGAAGATCTACCGCGCCGAGTTCGACCCTGCCTACGACCCCGCCTGCCCCGGCCCGACCGCCGGGACCACCACGGAACAGGTGCTGGCGCCCTGTGCCGGCGACGCGGTCTACGACTACGCCGCGCGCCCGGCGTCCGTCCATCGCGCCGTGGCCCGGGTGGCGCTGACCGGACGGATCGGGCGCCCGCTGATCACCCTGCACGGCGACCTGGACGCGCTGCTGCCCGAGGCCGCCGACTCCGCCGTGTACGCGCGCATGATCGACGCGAGCGGCAGGGGCCGGCTGCACCGCTCCTACACGGTCGAGGGCGGCACGCACGTCGACGGCCTCTACGACACCTATCCGGACCGGCTGCGGCCGATCCTGCCCTGCTACCGGTCGGCCTTCGACGCGCTGGTGTCATGGGTGGAGCGGGGCACCCCGCCGCCCGCGGACCATGCCGTGAGCAGGCCCGCGAGCGGCGACGTGGTCGACTCCTGCACCCTGGCCGACCGGGCCGAGGCGGCCCGGTAG
- a CDS encoding MHYT domain-containing protein, which translates to MGHLDHAALGWLTPVLSYVMACIGAALGLRCTVRALGATGRSRRNWLITAASAIGTGIWTMHFVAMLGFSVSGTDIRYDVPLTIVSLLVAMIVVCAGVFAVGYSKDRGRALFLGGLTTGLGVASMHYLGMAAVRLHGDVKYDPALVGLSVLIAVVAATAALWAALNIKSPVAVTVASLIMGAAVSSMHYTGMFSVSVRVSPSDAALPGATAMQFIFPLAVGLGSYLFLTSAFVALSPTSGEREASVSAQRPVESAAR; encoded by the coding sequence ATGGGACACCTGGACCACGCCGCACTCGGCTGGCTGACCCCCGTGCTGTCGTACGTGATGGCCTGCATCGGCGCCGCACTCGGGCTGCGCTGCACGGTCCGCGCGCTCGGCGCCACGGGGCGTTCACGCCGCAACTGGCTCATCACCGCCGCCTCCGCGATCGGAACCGGCATCTGGACCATGCACTTCGTGGCCATGCTCGGCTTCAGCGTCAGCGGCACCGACATCCGCTACGACGTGCCGCTCACCATCGTGAGTCTGCTCGTCGCCATGATCGTCGTCTGTGCCGGCGTCTTCGCCGTCGGCTACAGCAAGGACCGCGGGCGGGCCCTCTTCCTGGGCGGGCTCACCACCGGACTCGGCGTGGCGAGCATGCACTACCTGGGCATGGCCGCCGTCCGACTGCACGGCGACGTGAAGTACGACCCGGCCCTCGTCGGACTGTCCGTGCTGATCGCCGTCGTCGCCGCGACGGCCGCCCTGTGGGCCGCGCTCAACATCAAGTCGCCCGTCGCCGTCACCGTCGCCTCGCTCATCATGGGAGCCGCGGTGAGCAGCATGCACTACACCGGGATGTTCTCGGTGAGCGTGCGCGTCAGCCCGTCCGACGCGGCCCTGCCCGGGGCCACCGCGATGCAGTTCATCTTCCCCCTCGCCGTCGGCCTCGGGTCCTATCTCTTCCTGACCTCCGCCTTCGTCGCGCTGTCGCCGACCTCGGGGGAGCGCGAGGCGTCCGTCTCGGCCCAGCGGCCGGTCGAGAGCGCCGCCCGCTGA